A section of the Paenibacillus aurantius genome encodes:
- a CDS encoding VOC family protein has product MDIRETGIILFCENYELALKFYSEQLGLNIRERGKDLSILNFGGSYLMLEGHGVASDKEKTRAQNPTVIRFNVNHFASAVSDLVARGIKVEVKSFQWGTIGVVMDPEGNRIELKG; this is encoded by the coding sequence TTGGACATTAGAGAAACGGGTATTATTCTGTTCTGCGAGAATTACGAATTAGCGCTAAAGTTTTATTCTGAACAACTTGGCTTGAATATCCGTGAACGAGGTAAGGACTTATCCATTCTGAATTTCGGTGGCAGTTACCTCATGCTTGAAGGCCACGGCGTGGCTTCAGACAAGGAGAAAACAAGAGCACAAAATCCAACGGTAATTCGGTTCAACGTTAATCATTTTGCTTCAGCTGTTTCCGATCTCGTGGCACGTGGAATAAAGGTTGAGGTAAAGAGCTTCCAATGGGGAACGATAGGGGTTGTTATGGATCCCGAAGGAAATCGAATTGAATTGAAAGGGTAA
- a CDS encoding DODA-type extradiol aromatic ring-opening family dioxygenase, producing MAVSYFIGHGSPILALEQNGYTEDMRKLGESLGKPDGVVVFTAHWTRPGLMLTATDGVQETIHDFGGFPDELFQVQYPAKGSARIAEELRERLTSEGIGAQVTDARGLDHGVWVILRHLFPEADVPVIAVSVDPSLPPQEQYRIGQALSGWTDRNVVIIGSGSTVHNFREMSFGRPDAADPWAKEFDDWLVERMRQGETEALFAYRDSAPHGRRATPDYEHFLPLFIALGAGSGEAELLHQSYQYGSLSHLIIRFG from the coding sequence ATGGCCGTCTCTTATTTCATCGGGCATGGCTCGCCCATACTGGCGCTGGAACAGAACGGGTATACGGAAGACATGAGAAAGCTGGGGGAATCCCTCGGCAAGCCGGATGGCGTTGTGGTATTCACGGCCCATTGGACAAGGCCCGGCCTGATGCTGACCGCAACGGACGGCGTGCAGGAAACCATTCACGATTTCGGCGGCTTCCCGGATGAATTGTTCCAAGTTCAGTATCCGGCCAAAGGCTCCGCCCGCATCGCGGAAGAGCTTCGGGAGCGGCTCACGTCGGAGGGAATCGGCGCTCAGGTTACGGATGCGAGAGGACTCGATCATGGCGTATGGGTAATCCTGCGCCACCTGTTTCCTGAAGCGGACGTTCCGGTTATCGCTGTCTCGGTCGATCCCTCGCTGCCGCCGCAGGAGCAGTACCGCATCGGACAGGCGCTAAGCGGGTGGACGGACCGTAACGTGGTAATCATCGGCAGCGGATCGACCGTCCATAATTTCCGCGAGATGTCCTTCGGCCGTCCGGACGCTGCCGATCCGTGGGCGAAGGAGTTTGACGACTGGCTGGTCGAGCGGATGCGCCAAGGGGAAACGGAAGCCCTCTTCGCCTACCGCGACAGTGCTCCCCACGGCAGAAGGGCGACCCCCGATTACGAGCATTTCCTGCCGCTGTTCATTGCGCTGGGAGCGGGAAGCGGGGAAGCGGAGCTGCTTCACCAGAGCTACCAATACGGCTCCTTGAGCCACCTTATCATCCGTTTCGGCTAA
- a CDS encoding Ger(x)C family spore germination protein: MNRGIPRLAVSLLAAVVLLGTLPGCWGIKDINHRVLPTVMGISHGEGNRYKVTLQVPIPGPNKTEVRIVNEEAETLTKALDRIKRNMENQVDLLHMKLIVLHEEVAEKSIRSEVEYAVRSREIATKAFLAVTDRDITGLLRSTQVNVEREGTTFLNFFGKQAGWTPAIPIYRVWEAYRGLHAYTQDGIIPIVRPAKEGMIQFVGSGVIKQDRMVSRITPDETVLLNIYRNNFQGAVIEVMEQASVSIVRAKVTNKPRLVKGRPRLTIDMTLSYIIQETKGSISPDQINQELEKLVAGQFQTMITKLKREQADIFGFGQLFRGRLPYEELKNWRSEYYPQLDIELRVKATMRNSGLMNIGNR; encoded by the coding sequence ATGAACCGCGGAATCCCCCGTCTGGCCGTATCTCTTCTGGCTGCCGTTGTCCTCCTTGGGACTCTTCCGGGATGCTGGGGAATCAAGGACATCAACCATCGCGTCCTGCCTACCGTCATGGGGATTTCCCATGGAGAAGGCAATCGATACAAGGTCACTCTGCAGGTTCCGATCCCCGGGCCGAACAAAACGGAAGTACGGATTGTGAACGAGGAAGCGGAAACCCTGACCAAAGCTTTGGACCGGATCAAACGAAACATGGAGAATCAGGTCGATCTGCTTCACATGAAGCTGATCGTTCTGCATGAGGAGGTGGCGGAGAAAAGCATACGCAGCGAGGTCGAATATGCGGTCCGATCCCGCGAAATCGCCACCAAGGCTTTTCTCGCGGTAACGGACCGCGATATTACCGGGCTGCTTCGCTCGACCCAGGTCAATGTGGAGCGGGAAGGGACCACTTTTCTGAATTTCTTCGGAAAGCAGGCCGGGTGGACACCGGCGATTCCGATCTACCGCGTATGGGAGGCTTACAGGGGACTCCACGCCTATACCCAAGACGGCATCATCCCCATTGTCCGGCCGGCCAAGGAAGGGATGATTCAGTTCGTTGGCTCCGGGGTGATCAAACAGGACCGCATGGTCAGCCGCATCACGCCCGACGAGACGGTCCTTCTGAATATTTACCGGAACAACTTCCAAGGGGCGGTGATTGAGGTCATGGAGCAGGCGAGCGTCTCCATCGTCCGCGCCAAGGTCACCAACAAGCCCCGCCTGGTGAAGGGGCGGCCCCGTCTTACGATCGACATGACCCTGTCCTATATCATTCAGGAGACCAAAGGCTCCATCTCGCCCGACCAAATCAACCAGGAGCTGGAGAAGCTGGTGGCCGGCCAGTTCCAGACCATGATCACGAAGCTGAAACGGGAGCAGGCGGATATTTTCGGGTTCGGCCAATTGTTCCGCGGCCGTCTTCCGTATGAGGAGCTGAAGAACTGGCGTTCGGAGTATTATCCTCAGTTGGACATTGAACTGCGTGTGAAAGCGACTATGCGGAACTCCGGACTGATGAATATCGGGAACCGTTGA
- a CDS encoding GerAB/ArcD/ProY family transporter: MANRSLSAVLAFMCIHFSLSVFVYPEFILRSTQQAHWEVVLFGSLVELFFMWILLKGLRVFPNQDMIDILSNRGAGWTWLVLVPFGLYLLIAFSNLTRSFAELITIVFLPDTPIWALVFPFISIPLYASLKGMGVILRAGTLVAFICIPVVLLSLLGCIPNFQLHNAAPAWDPSFSFIRRPDTYTGFGTFMGFTLIGLFPAAAPIKTKWFYGAWGVVMLFNLYFVYMPLFIYGQENSTQLPFPVIVSMDTVEIPWLAFDRLTVFYVVASMMFAFLLFAINIHAIAKIGTRVLPRLKLGPMSWAVAAFAFCMAVSLKGWFYIEQSAWLLNPIRFYCLFVLPLSVYWVSRRKKVPA; the protein is encoded by the coding sequence ATGGCTAACCGTTCCCTGTCGGCCGTTCTTGCCTTTATGTGCATTCATTTCAGCCTTTCGGTCTTTGTGTATCCCGAGTTTATCCTGCGGAGCACCCAACAGGCCCATTGGGAGGTGGTGCTGTTCGGGAGCCTGGTGGAGCTCTTTTTCATGTGGATTCTGCTTAAGGGACTCCGCGTGTTTCCGAATCAGGACATGATCGATATTCTCTCGAACCGGGGGGCCGGATGGACTTGGCTGGTTCTCGTTCCGTTCGGCCTGTATTTGCTGATCGCCTTTTCCAACCTGACCCGCTCCTTTGCCGAGCTCATCACCATTGTCTTCCTTCCCGACACCCCCATCTGGGCGCTTGTCTTTCCGTTTATCTCCATTCCGCTCTATGCGAGTCTTAAGGGAATGGGAGTGATCCTCCGGGCTGGCACCTTGGTGGCTTTCATTTGCATACCGGTCGTCCTTCTGTCCCTGCTGGGCTGCATTCCGAACTTTCAGCTTCACAACGCGGCCCCCGCCTGGGATCCCAGCTTCTCGTTTATCCGCAGGCCGGATACCTATACGGGCTTTGGCACCTTTATGGGGTTTACCTTGATCGGCCTCTTTCCCGCAGCCGCCCCAATCAAAACCAAATGGTTCTACGGCGCCTGGGGGGTTGTCATGCTGTTCAACCTGTACTTTGTCTACATGCCGCTGTTTATTTACGGGCAGGAAAACAGCACCCAGCTTCCCTTCCCCGTCATCGTCTCCATGGATACCGTGGAGATTCCCTGGCTCGCCTTTGACCGGCTGACCGTCTTCTATGTCGTCGCTTCTATGATGTTCGCCTTCCTGCTGTTTGCCATCAACATTCACGCGATTGCCAAGATCGGAACCCGGGTGCTCCCCCGGCTGAAGCTGGGGCCCATGAGCTGGGCCGTGGCGGCTTTCGCCTTCTGCATGGCCGTCTCTCTGAAAGGCTGGTTCTATATCGAGCAGTCCGCTTGGCTTCTTAATCCGATAAGGTTCTACTGCCTGTTCGTTCTGCCTCTATCCGTCTACTGGGTCTCCCGCCGAAAGAAGGTGCCGGCATGA
- a CDS encoding spore germination protein — MKEWLQELQQVKEQQSDFTLFPMKLGSVSVYVGGFRSLVDMPQTLFQLQEMASACPEGMAGLSLRLGGERIPTLPEAFLALAKGKLLIVPEDGGEGMAVPPVSRKIYRGVEESANESVVLGPLDAFNESLDVNIGILRSRMNSRFLQHESFSVGSVQVHEISLFYLEGRVHRSLLRKVRDQLTQIRDQEFGCLQEFFILMGGRSWSLIPTALTTELPAQAVYYLKQGRVVLLLSGLPFALVLPKLWTDSFFLATDREFPYLVLIFMRILRILAFFLAIALPGLYVALISVNPDLLRVQLALSVAESRLGVPYPAMVEMLFVLLIVELILEASLRLPKSIGPAITMVGGIIVGQALVEARLVSNLLIIVVAASTIANFVVISVQTSFTLRLLKYFLLLFAGIYGIFGIFAGLFVLGFYMSQVSFYGIPFVSLWKKEEASDG, encoded by the coding sequence ATGAAAGAATGGCTGCAGGAACTCCAACAAGTGAAAGAGCAGCAAAGCGACTTTACCCTGTTTCCCATGAAGCTGGGCTCCGTTTCGGTCTATGTGGGAGGCTTCCGTTCGCTTGTCGATATGCCGCAAACACTTTTCCAGCTTCAGGAGATGGCTTCCGCTTGTCCGGAAGGGATGGCCGGGCTGTCCCTTCGCTTAGGCGGAGAACGAATCCCCACCCTTCCCGAGGCTTTCCTGGCCCTTGCAAAAGGCAAGCTTCTCATCGTACCGGAAGACGGAGGCGAGGGGATGGCTGTCCCGCCTGTATCCCGGAAGATCTACCGGGGAGTGGAGGAATCGGCCAACGAGTCCGTTGTCCTGGGACCTCTCGATGCCTTCAACGAATCCCTGGACGTTAACATCGGGATTTTGCGCAGCCGCATGAACTCCCGTTTTCTCCAGCACGAATCGTTCTCGGTCGGCTCGGTTCAGGTTCATGAAATCTCTCTATTCTACCTCGAAGGCAGGGTCCATCGCTCCCTTCTCCGCAAGGTCAGGGATCAGCTCACCCAGATCCGTGATCAGGAATTCGGATGCCTTCAGGAATTCTTCATTCTGATGGGGGGAAGATCGTGGAGTCTCATTCCCACCGCCTTAACCACGGAGCTTCCGGCCCAGGCGGTCTACTATCTTAAACAAGGCCGGGTGGTCCTTCTGCTAAGCGGACTTCCCTTCGCCCTTGTTCTGCCCAAGCTGTGGACGGACAGCTTCTTTCTGGCCACGGACCGGGAATTTCCTTATCTGGTTCTGATTTTTATGCGCATCCTCCGGATCTTGGCCTTCTTCTTAGCCATTGCCCTGCCTGGGCTTTACGTCGCCCTTATCTCCGTTAACCCGGATTTGCTACGTGTTCAGCTTGCTCTTTCCGTCGCCGAAAGCCGATTAGGCGTTCCTTATCCGGCCATGGTGGAAATGCTGTTCGTCCTGCTTATTGTAGAGCTTATCCTGGAAGCCAGCTTAAGGCTCCCGAAAAGCATCGGACCGGCCATTACGATGGTCGGAGGGATCATTGTCGGCCAAGCGCTGGTAGAAGCCCGCCTGGTCAGCAACCTCCTGATTATTGTAGTCGCGGCCTCCACCATAGCCAACTTTGTCGTGATCTCCGTTCAGACGTCCTTCACCCTCAGGCTGCTGAAGTACTTCCTTCTGCTCTTTGCCGGCATCTATGGAATTTTCGGCATCTTTGCCGGGCTGTTTGTGCTTGGCTTCTATATGAGCCAGGTATCGTTTTACGGCATTCCCTTTGTGAGCTTATGGAAGAAGGAGGAGGCTTCCGATGGCTAA
- a CDS encoding sugar phosphate isomerase/epimerase family protein — MKLSVFTVVTPDLSPEELAAAAKDAGLDGIEWRYKEIPADAAEEAPSFWRRNLCSIDPSSSEEELERFVRLAQANGLENVSVTPYLTPGDLEATERVMQAAKKLGAGMIRVGVPGYNGKENYNDLFDKEVRYLEGVQELSRRYGIKGVVETHHVTICPSAGLTHRLVSRFDPEHIGVLFDPGNMVHEGFENFRMGLELLGPYLAHVHFKNAAWVKGEEREDGSIAWKSQWAPMTGGIVNWKQVLRDLKDLGYDGYIGLEDFSGQFESRELLSQFGRTVRVMLEEVEAGR; from the coding sequence ATGAAATTATCCGTTTTCACCGTCGTAACCCCAGATTTAAGCCCAGAAGAACTGGCCGCCGCCGCTAAGGATGCGGGCCTCGATGGAATCGAATGGAGGTACAAGGAAATCCCGGCTGACGCCGCGGAGGAAGCCCCGTCTTTTTGGCGCCGGAATCTGTGCTCGATTGATCCGTCTTCCTCGGAGGAGGAACTGGAACGCTTTGTCCGGTTAGCTCAAGCCAACGGTCTTGAAAATGTAAGCGTTACCCCCTATCTGACACCGGGGGACCTGGAAGCTACAGAACGGGTGATGCAGGCGGCCAAGAAGCTCGGAGCGGGCATGATCCGGGTAGGGGTCCCGGGCTACAACGGCAAAGAGAACTACAACGACCTGTTCGACAAGGAGGTCCGCTACCTGGAAGGGGTGCAGGAGCTCTCCCGCCGGTACGGCATCAAGGGAGTGGTGGAAACCCATCACGTCACAATCTGTCCGAGCGCGGGCTTAACCCACCGGCTCGTCAGCCGGTTCGATCCCGAGCACATCGGGGTGCTTTTTGATCCGGGCAACATGGTCCACGAAGGCTTTGAGAACTTCCGGATGGGGCTTGAGCTGCTCGGCCCTTACCTTGCCCACGTGCATTTCAAGAATGCCGCCTGGGTGAAGGGAGAGGAGCGGGAGGACGGATCGATCGCCTGGAAGAGCCAGTGGGCGCCCATGACAGGAGGAATTGTCAACTGGAAGCAGGTGCTCCGCGATTTGAAGGACCTGGGCTACGACGGATACATCGGCCTTGAGGATTTCAGCGGCCAGTTTGAGAGCCGCGAGCTGCTTAGCCAGTTTGGGCGAACGGTAAGGGTTATGCTGGAAGAGGTGGAGGCGGGCCGCTAA
- a CDS encoding D-alanyl-D-alanine carboxypeptidase family protein, producing the protein MKKLLVLGVVLAFLGYYKWSSLAEMNAKAPEVEARSAVLMDAATGRIYYEANANASMPPASMSKMMTELVVLDELAGGQHKWEEKVRLSRYAAEVTGSKIGLKAGDALSVRDLFDAMVVHSANDAAIALAEHFAGTEAKFADRMNAKAKAIGLSSGTRFVNATGLMRRDLPDQAKVLTGETQMTAKDTAKLAAYLIRTYPEILKVTRINELELSQMNIRLHTTNLMLEGEKYAFSGNDGLKTGYTEEAGYCFTATSEKNGRRLISVVMGTTSPDARFTESEKLLHYGFSRKDGKQGLAE; encoded by the coding sequence ATGAAGAAGCTTTTGGTGCTTGGGGTTGTGCTTGCTTTTCTTGGCTATTACAAATGGTCGTCCCTGGCGGAGATGAATGCGAAGGCTCCCGAGGTGGAGGCTCGTTCGGCCGTGCTCATGGACGCGGCGACGGGCCGCATCTATTATGAAGCGAATGCCAATGCCTCCATGCCCCCGGCCAGCATGTCCAAGATGATGACTGAGCTGGTGGTGCTCGATGAGCTCGCCGGCGGCCAGCATAAATGGGAGGAGAAGGTCCGGCTGAGCCGGTATGCTGCGGAAGTCACGGGCTCGAAGATCGGCTTGAAGGCCGGGGATGCGCTTTCGGTCCGCGACCTCTTCGATGCCATGGTGGTTCATTCGGCGAACGATGCCGCCATCGCCTTGGCTGAGCATTTTGCCGGGACGGAGGCAAAATTCGCCGATCGGATGAACGCCAAGGCGAAGGCGATCGGGCTTTCCTCCGGGACGCGGTTTGTCAACGCCACGGGCTTGATGAGGCGTGACCTACCCGATCAGGCCAAGGTGCTGACGGGGGAGACGCAGATGACCGCGAAGGATACGGCGAAGCTGGCGGCTTACCTCATCCGTACCTATCCGGAAATTTTGAAGGTCACGAGAATCAACGAGCTGGAGCTCTCGCAGATGAACATCCGCCTGCATACGACCAATCTCATGCTCGAAGGCGAGAAGTACGCGTTCTCCGGCAATGACGGCCTGAAAACGGGCTACACGGAGGAAGCCGGCTACTGCTTTACGGCAACAAGCGAGAAAAACGGCCGCCGGCTGATCAGCGTGGTGATGGGGACCACTTCGCCCGATGCCCGGTTCACGGAGTCCGAGAAGCTGCTTCATTACGGCTTCAGCCGGAAGGACGGCAAGCAGGGGCTTGCTGAATAG
- a CDS encoding DUF2512 family protein gives MLKLAGNGIIVIALLMIFSDASFLASLFMSVILSALAYTVGDQYLLRRTSNAAAAAADAVLAFVFFWAVGAYAGWSLSFLEIFVIAVVLGMFEFFLHVRMMREHTWNASDTEPLD, from the coding sequence ATGCTTAAGCTGGCAGGAAACGGAATCATTGTCATTGCCCTGCTGATGATCTTCTCCGATGCTTCGTTTCTGGCTTCCTTGTTCATGTCTGTTATTCTATCGGCGCTCGCGTATACGGTGGGAGACCAGTACCTGCTCCGCCGGACCTCTAATGCGGCGGCCGCGGCAGCCGATGCCGTTCTCGCTTTCGTATTCTTCTGGGCGGTCGGCGCCTATGCCGGATGGTCCTTGTCCTTCCTGGAGATCTTCGTCATAGCCGTCGTTCTGGGGATGTTCGAATTCTTCCTGCATGTCCGCATGATGAGGGAGCATACGTGGAACGCTTCGGACACGGAGCCCCTGGATTGA